In Ramlibacter sp., the sequence GCCGCGCTGCTTTTCAATCTCCATCCAGTCCGAGGTGGCGTGGCGCGAGGCCTTGCGGGCCTTGACCGAGCCCGCGATCTGGATCGCGCCCGAGAACAGCAGCAGCTTTTCAGTGAGCGTGGTCTTGCCCGCGTCGGGGTGGGAAATGATGGCAAAGGTACGGCGGCGCCGGGTTTCTGAGGCGAAAGACACACTGACTCCGGGGGATGGGCGGGCGGCGCGGGGCGCGCAGGACAGCCCGTGATTATAATTTGGGCATCCGAGGAGCGTTGCAGCGCCCCATCTTCCAGATGCGGGGCGTGAGGCTCGGAAATCATCCCGCAACGACGCTCACCCACTGTTCTGTGTGGTGAGGCTTTTTTCCAAGCTCCGATTCCCCCAGAGAGTGGTTTCATTCAATTGATTTTGGAGAAAAACCATGAACGCCCGCATTTCACCCGCCGTCCTGTCTGACTGCGCCATCACCGACATCGGCCTGGCCGACTGGGGCCGCAAGGAAATCCGCATCGCCGAAACCGAGATGCCCGGCCTGATGGCGATCCGCGAGGAATTCGCCAAGGCCCAGCCGCTCAAAGGCGCGCGCATCACCGGCTCGCTGCACATGACCATCCAGACCGCCGTGCTGATCGAGACGCTGCAGGCCCTGGGCGCTCAGGTGCGCTGGGCCTCGTGCAACATCTTCTCCACGCAGGACCACGCCGCTGCCGCCATTGCCGCGGCCGGCACCCCGGTGTTTGCGATCAAGGGCGAGTCGCTCAAGGACTACTGGGACTACACCCACAGCATTTTTGACTTCGGCCCCAAGGATTCCAAGGGCGAAGGCCCCAACATGATCCTGGACGATGGCGGCGACGCCACGCTGCTGATGCACCTGGGCAAGCGCGCCGAAAAGGACCTGTCCGTGCTGGCCAAGCCCACCAGCGAGGAAGAGCGCATCCTGTACGCCGCCATCAAGGCCAAGCTGGCCGTGGACGCCACCTGGTACAGCCGCAAGTCGGCCGAGATCATTGGCGTGACCGAGGAAACCACCACCGGCGTGCACCGCCTGAATGAAATGAGCGCCAAGGGCACGCTGCTGTTCCGCGCCATCAACGTCAACGACTCGGTGACCAAGAGCAAGTTCGACAACCTGTACGGCTGCCGCGAATCGCTGGTGGACGGCATCAAGCGCGCCACCGACGTGATGATCGCGGGCAAGGTGGCCTGCGTGGCCGGCTACGGCGACGTGGGCAAGGGCTCGGCCCAGGCCCTGCGCGCGCTCAGCGCCCAGGTGTGGGTGACCGAGATCGACCCGATCAACGCCCTGCAGGCCGCCATGGAAGGCTACAAGGTCGTGACCATGGAATACGCCGCCGACAAGGCCGACATCTTCGTCACCACCACGGGCAACCGCGACGTGATCCGCCACGAGCACATGGCGGCCATGAAGGACCAGGCCATCGTCTGCAACATCGGCCACTTTGACAACGAGATCGACGTGGCGTCGATCGAGAAGTACGAGTGGGAAGAGATCAAGCCCCAGGTGGACCACATCAAGTTCCCCGACGGCAAGAAGATCATCCTGCTGGCCAAGGGCCGCCTGGTGAACCTGGGCTGCGGCACGGGCCACCCCAGCTTCGTGATGTCGTCGTCGTTCGCCAACCAGACCATCGCGCAGATCGAGCTGTTCACCAAGCCCGACGCCTACGAGGCCGGCAAGGTCTACGTGCTGCCCAAGCACCTGGACGAGAAGGTGGCGCGCCTGCACCTGAAGAAGGTGGGCGCCATGCTGACCGAGCTGACCGACGACCAGGCCGCCTACATTGGCGTGAGCAAGAACGGCCCCTACAAGGCCGACACCTACAGGTACTGACCCACCGCCGAAGCGCCTGCGGCGCCTCCCCCTCGAGGGGGCGACACCCGCGGCCCGGCCAGGCCGGCTGCGCGGTGTTCCGCGATGGGTGCAAGGTGGCGGTTCGCAAACATATGCGTGTTGATCAACTTCTGGTCGAGCGGGGCCTGGCCAGCTCGCGCGCGCAGGCCCAGCGCCTGATCGGCGCGGGCGTGCGCTGGCGTGACGGCGGCGAATGGAAAACCGTGGGCAAGAACCGCGACGAGGTGCCTGCCGGCGCCGAGCTGCAGCTGCTCGACGAGGCCGAGGCGCGCTACGTCTCGCGTGGCGGCCTCAAGCTTGAAGGCGGGCTCAAAAGCAGCGGGCTGGACGTGACCGGCAAGCATTGCCTGGACGTGGGCCAGTCCACCGGTGGCTTCACCGACTGCCTGCTGCAGCGGGGCGCCGCCCATGTGGTGGGCGTGGATGTGGGCCAGGGCCAGGTGCACCCCCAGGTGCGTGACGACGAGCGCGTGACCTGCATTGAAAAGCTCAATGCACGCGACATGACTGCTACCGATTTGATAGCTGAAAGTGGCCGTGGAGACTGGACTCGCAGCACTTTTGACCTGATTGTTGGGGATTTGTCGTTCATTTCGCAGACCCTGGTGCTGCCCGCGCTGGTGCCCCTGCTGGAAGACGGCGGCGCCATCCTCATGCTGGTCAAGCCGCAGTTCGAGCTGCAGCCGGGCCAGGTGGGCAAGGGCGGCATCGTGCGCGACGAGGCGCTGTACGCGGTGGTGGAGCAGCGCATCCGCGAGTGCCATGCGTCGCTGGGGCTGACGGTGCGCGGCTGGTATGACAGCGCCATCACCGGGGGCGATGGCAACCGGGAATTTTTTGTGTACGCAACCAGAAACTGAATGGAAGGGATCCGAGAAATGAGCGACGCCGGGCCGCCCCAAGGCGCGAAGGCCCCCCCGGGGGGCAGCGCAGCACACGCAGTGGCAAGCGTGGGGGCCACATGGCCCATTAGCCTGGAATTTTTCCCGACCAAGACGCCTGAAGGCGCGGTCAAGCTGCGCGCGGCGCGCCAGCAGCTGTATGCGCTCAAGCCCGAGTTCTGCTCGGTGACGTTTGGCGCCGGTGGCTCGACGCAGGATGGCACCCTGCAGGCCGTGACCGAAATCATGGCCGAGGGCTGCGCGGCGGCGCCGCACCTGAGCTGCATTGGCCAGTCTCATGAAAGCATCCGCGAGAGGCTCGCGGCCTACGCGGCCGCCGGCATTCGCCGCATCGTGGCGCTGCGCGGCGACCTGCCCAGCGGCTATGGCATGGGCGGCGAGTTCCGTTATGCGAGCGACCTGGTGGCCTTCATCCGCGCCGAGACGGGCGAGCGCTTCCACATCGAGGTGGCGGCCTACCCTGAAATCCACCCGCAGGCCAAATCGCCGCTGTCCGACCTGGATGCCTTCGCGGCCAAGGTCAAGGCCGGCGCCAACTCGGGCATCACGCAGTACTTCTTCAATGCCGATGCCTATTTCCGCTATGTGGATGACCTGCGCCGCCTCGGCGTCGAGGTGCCGGTGGTGCCGGGCATCATGCCCATCACCAGTTCCACCCAGCTGCTGCGCTTTTCCGACGCCTGCGGCGCCGAGATTCCGCGCTGGATCCGCATGCGGCTGCAGGCCTTTGGCGACGACACCGCGTCGATCAAGGCCTTTGGCCTGGACGTGGTGACCGACCTGTGCGACCAGTTGCGCAACGCGGGCGCCCCGGGCATCCACTTCTACACCATGAACCAGGCCGGCGCCACGCTGGCGATCTGCGAGCGCCTGGGCCTCTGAGGCCGCGGCGGGGCCGGCGCAGCCCCTAAAATCCGCGTCAGCATAGGAGAGTGGGATGGCGATTCGTCAATGGATTCGGGGGGCGTTGGCCCTGGGGCTGGCCTTGGTGCTGCCCGCTGTGGCGCTGGCCCAGTCGTCGTATATCTGCAAGGACAACACCGGGCGGGCCTACCGCTCCAGCGAGCCCTGCAAGCCGGGCCTGGTCTATTACGGGCCGGTGCCGGAGCAGCCGGTCCACCGCTCCTACGTGCCACGCATTTCAGAGGCGCCGGAGTATGTGTCGCTGATGGGCCCGCGCTGTTCGTCGCTGCACGATGCGCTGCGCACGGCGCACGCGCGGGGCCTCACCAGTGAAACGGTGGAGGGCATGCGCAAGGAATACAACCAGGAATGCCACGACGACGAGCGCCAGGCGATGCAGGAGCTGAGCCGGCGGCGCAAGGAGAAGCGGCAGGAGACCGACCAGGCCAACGCGGTGGCCAAGCGCGAGGCCAACTGGAGCAAGTCCCAGCAGGAGATGTGCGGTGAACTCAAGCGCGTGCTCAAGGTCAAGCGGGCGCGCACCGACCTGAACGAAGGCGAGCAGCGCGACCTGGAACGCTCCACCGAGGCCTACCAGCGCCGCTGCGGCTGACCGGGGCGGCAGGCAGCGCGGGATTCAGCTCAGCCTGCGCTCTCGGGAGGCTGTGGCGCCGGCCGCTGGCTCACCAGCCAGATGCCCGGCAGGATCAGCGCGGCACCCACGGCGTGGTGCCAGCCCACCGGTTCACCCAGGAACAGCCAGGCCATGGCTGCGCCATACAGCGGCCCCAGATACAGCTGCGACGAGGCCCGCGCCACGCCCAGCTGGCGCTGCACAAACGAATAGCACCAGTACGCCGCGGCGCCCGGCGCCACGCCCGCCAGCAGCATCAGGCCCAGGGCATGGGCACCCACCGGGGGCGTGCCGGGCTGCACCAGTTCCCACAGCGTGAAGGGCGCCAGCACCACCAGCCCGCCCGCGGCCACGGCGCTCAGGTGCGCCGCCGGCCCCAGGGGCGTGGGCCAGCGCCGCTGCAGCAGCACAAAGCCTGACCACGACGCCGTGGCCGCCACCACCCACAGATCGCCGGGCACCCATTGCACGGCGCCCAGCGCCCCCCAGTGGCCGCGGATGACGACGTTGACTACGCCCGCCAGCGCCAGCGCCGCGCCCAGCCATTGCCGCGGCCTGAACCGCTCATGCAGCCACAGCACCGAGGCCAGCGCGATCATCACGGGCGACACGGAGTAGATCAGCGACAGGTTGGTGGCCGTGGTGGTGCGCGCGGCGATGTAGACCCAGGCGCCGCAGATCCACATGCCCAGGGCACCCAGCACCAGGAAGCGCCGCCATTGCGCGAGCAGCAGCGCGCGATGCCGCAGCAGCTCGGGGGCGGTAAAGGCCCCCAGCAGCGCCGCGGCGATGGCCCAGCGGCCGAAGGCCAGCGTGTGCGGCGCCACGATCCCGGGCGACCAGCGCGCCACCAGGTAATTGACGCACCACAGGGCGGGGGTGACGAAAATCAGCGCATAGGC encodes:
- the ahcY gene encoding adenosylhomocysteinase, producing the protein MNARISPAVLSDCAITDIGLADWGRKEIRIAETEMPGLMAIREEFAKAQPLKGARITGSLHMTIQTAVLIETLQALGAQVRWASCNIFSTQDHAAAAIAAAGTPVFAIKGESLKDYWDYTHSIFDFGPKDSKGEGPNMILDDGGDATLLMHLGKRAEKDLSVLAKPTSEEERILYAAIKAKLAVDATWYSRKSAEIIGVTEETTTGVHRLNEMSAKGTLLFRAINVNDSVTKSKFDNLYGCRESLVDGIKRATDVMIAGKVACVAGYGDVGKGSAQALRALSAQVWVTEIDPINALQAAMEGYKVVTMEYAADKADIFVTTTGNRDVIRHEHMAAMKDQAIVCNIGHFDNEIDVASIEKYEWEEIKPQVDHIKFPDGKKIILLAKGRLVNLGCGTGHPSFVMSSSFANQTIAQIELFTKPDAYEAGKVYVLPKHLDEKVARLHLKKVGAMLTELTDDQAAYIGVSKNGPYKADTYRY
- a CDS encoding TlyA family RNA methyltransferase; protein product: MRVDQLLVERGLASSRAQAQRLIGAGVRWRDGGEWKTVGKNRDEVPAGAELQLLDEAEARYVSRGGLKLEGGLKSSGLDVTGKHCLDVGQSTGGFTDCLLQRGAAHVVGVDVGQGQVHPQVRDDERVTCIEKLNARDMTATDLIAESGRGDWTRSTFDLIVGDLSFISQTLVLPALVPLLEDGGAILMLVKPQFELQPGQVGKGGIVRDEALYAVVEQRIRECHASLGLTVRGWYDSAITGGDGNREFFVYATRN
- the metF gene encoding methylenetetrahydrofolate reductase [NAD(P)H] — protein: MSDAGPPQGAKAPPGGSAAHAVASVGATWPISLEFFPTKTPEGAVKLRAARQQLYALKPEFCSVTFGAGGSTQDGTLQAVTEIMAEGCAAAPHLSCIGQSHESIRERLAAYAAAGIRRIVALRGDLPSGYGMGGEFRYASDLVAFIRAETGERFHIEVAAYPEIHPQAKSPLSDLDAFAAKVKAGANSGITQYFFNADAYFRYVDDLRRLGVEVPVVPGIMPITSSTQLLRFSDACGAEIPRWIRMRLQAFGDDTASIKAFGLDVVTDLCDQLRNAGAPGIHFYTMNQAGATLAICERLGL
- a CDS encoding DMT family transporter; translated protein: MTSADHPAAQRLAYALIFVTPALWCVNYLVARWSPGIVAPHTLAFGRWAIAAALLGAFTAPELLRHRALLLAQWRRFLVLGALGMWICGAWVYIAARTTTATNLSLIYSVSPVMIALASVLWLHERFRPRQWLGAALALAGVVNVVIRGHWGALGAVQWVPGDLWVVAATASWSGFVLLQRRWPTPLGPAAHLSAVAAGGLVVLAPFTLWELVQPGTPPVGAHALGLMLLAGVAPGAAAYWCYSFVQRQLGVARASSQLYLGPLYGAAMAWLFLGEPVGWHHAVGAALILPGIWLVSQRPAPQPPESAG